The Anoplopoma fimbria isolate UVic2021 breed Golden Eagle Sablefish chromosome 5, Afim_UVic_2022, whole genome shotgun sequence genome contains a region encoding:
- the vps25 gene encoding vacuolar protein-sorting-associated protein 25 yields the protein MSFEWPWQYNFPPFFTLQPNVDTRQKQLAAWCSLALSYCRHHKLYTLDVMEAQESPVFNNKKIERKLSMEAIQVVFEELRKKGNLDWLDKNKSRCLVMWRRPEEWGKLIYQWVSKIGMVNSVFTLYELSNGDDTEGEEFHGLEDWMLLRSLQALQTDGKAEIITMDDGKGVKFF from the exons ATGAGTTTTGAGTGGCCCTGGCAGTATAATTTCCCACCGTTTTTCAC GCTTCAGCCCAATGTTGACACCAGACAGAAGCAGCTGGCGGCGTGGTGTTCGCTGGCTCTGTCTTACTGCCGGCACCACAAGCTCTACACCCTGGACGTCATGGAGGCTCAGGAGAGCCCCGTGTTCAACAACAAGAAGATAGAAC GAAAACTGTCAATGGAAGCAATTCAAGTTGTGTTTGAGGAACTGAGGAAAAAAG GAAACCTTGACTGGTTGGACAAAAACAAGTCTCGGTGTTTAGTCATGTGGAGACGACCGGAGGAATGGGGAAAGCTAATATACCAGTGG GTTTCCAAAATCGGGATGGTCAACTCTGTGTTTACTCTCTATGAGTTGTCCAATGGTGATGACACAGAAGGTGAAG AGTTCCACGGTTTAGAAGATTGGATGCTGCTTCGCTCGCTGCAGGCTTTACAGACGGACGGCAAAGCAGAGATCATCACCATGGACGACGGCAAGGGGGTCAAGTTTTTCTAA